The window catcccatctgaaagacagcacccaaCACagagcaatgtccccaatcactgccctggggcagtGGGAGACTTtttgttttagaccagaggaaagagtgcctcctactgggcCTCCaataccacttccagcagcatctggttcaGGGGCAagtcagcagtgggatgcagggtggtatgctgctggtgcatgctaggtgtgtgtgtcctctgagaGTATGTGTGTCCATTAGTAGTGTCTCTATAAATAACAAATCCCTGAGAAGTGGGGGAGCAGGAGAGGCATCAGGGTGGCTGGATGGCGTCAGCGGGGATTAGGTAACTAGCCAGTGGAACATAGAGGGTATAGATAGGGCAGAGGACGCCCTACCAGGCCCTGTTACCTGACTGTCTGACAAGGGATCTGAGGTAGctctttccaccttctcctccctccttaatcctccaccccctcccctctctccctctctgcagataactttgtcaaccactttgaaaagaagaCTGTCATCCGcttctcattcactcagcctattgagtccagtGGTCCCACAGAACTACCCTATGCCTTGACTGcgttcttccctctctctccagatgaaaccCTGCAACTAGTGAGGTCCGGCTGCCCAACAACCTGCCCACttgaccccatcccctcctctagaTCATCTCTGGAGGCCTTCTACCATTcttcacttccctcatcaactcatgcCTGACCACTGGTtgcgtcccctctgacttcaaaaggGCCCAagtcgctcccctcctcaagaaatcAACACTCCTCTGACATCAAAATCTACAGAACAGTATCCcttctttattttctttccaaaacacttgagtgtgCTGTCTCTAACCAACTCTCTCACCATCTATCTCAGAACGATCGTCTTGACACCAACCAGTCAGACTTTACGACGGttcactcaaccgagactgctcttctctgtgtcatggaggctctccgcactgccaaagctgacactctctcctctgttctcatcctcctagatctatccactgCCTTCAACtctgaaccatcagatcctcctctccacgctcttagggctgggtgtctcaggctctacaCACGCTTGGATTGCATCTTACCTGGCAagccgctcctaccaggtgacgtggagaggatctgtatCTGCaagtactctcactactggtgtcccccagggctcggttctaggccctcttctctctatataccaagtcactcagctccatcatatcctctcatggtctctcctatcattcaACTACTCAACTACTTTTATccttcccccttctgacacccaggtggcgaaaCGCATcactgcgtgcctggcagatatcttaGCTTGGATGtcagcccaccacctcaagctcaacatcGACAAGGTGtggctgctcttcctcccggggaaggccttcccgctccaagacctctccatcacagttGACAACTCCACGGTGCCCCCCGCCCCGAGAATATAAAGAACATTAGCaagaccctggacaacaccctgtcgttctctggaaacgtcaaagcagtgactcgctcctgcaggttcatactctacaacatccgtagagtacgaccctacctcacatgGGAAGTggcacaggtcctaatccaggcacttgtcatctcctgtCTGGACTATGCTGTTGGCTAGGACCCTGCTTGCGCCTTCAAACCCCTGAaacttatccagaatgctgcagcccgCCTGGTGTTCAAACTTACCAAGTTTTCCCGTGTCACTCCGCtcctctgcacactccactgGTTTCCTGTCGAAGCTTGCATCCACTACAAtaccatggtacttgcctacagagcagcaagaggaactgcccctctcTACCTTCAGGCTGTACTCAAACCTTACACCTccaacccgagcactccattctgccacctcAGGTGCCTtgactaggacagcagagtccctgcccatcttcccgaaaacatctgaaaccctacctcttcaaagagtatcttaaataatcccacagcactCCCCTCTCGCAGCACCCTCCcttactattttttttatttcacctttatttaaccaggtaggcaagttgagaacaagttctcatttacaattgcgacctggccaagataaagcaaagaagttcgacacatacaacgacacagagttacacatggagtaaaacaaacatacagtcaataatacagtataaacaagtctatatacgatgtgagcaaatgaggtgagataagggaggtaaaggcaaaaaaaaaggccatggtggcaaagtaaatacaatatagcaagtaaaacactggaatggtacatttgcagtggaagaatgtgcaaagtagaaatacaaataatggggtgcaaagagcaaaataaataaataaatacagtagggaaagaggtagttgttttggctaaattataggtgggctatgtacaggtgcagtaatctgtgagctgctctgacagttggtgcttaaagctagtgagggagataagtgtttccagtttcagagatttttgtagttcgttccagtcattggcagcagagaactggaaggagaggcggccaaagaaagaattggttttgggggtgaccagagagatatacctgctggagcgcgtgctacaggtgggtgatgctatggtgaccagcgagctgagataaggggggactttacctagcagggtcttgtagatgacatggagccagtgggtttggcgacgagtatgaagcgagggccagacaacgagagcgtacaggtcgcaatggtgggaagtatatggggctttggtgacaaaacggatggcactgtgatagactgcatccaatttgttgagtagggtattggaggctattttgtaaatgacatcgctgaagtcgaggattggtaggatggtcagttttacaagggtatgtttggcagcatgagtgaaggatgctttgttgcgaaataggaagctaattctagatttaactttggattggagatgtttaatgtgggtctggaaggagagtttgctgATAGCTATTTTATTgaagaaaaatgtacttactatgtgatatgtggttgtcccacctagcgatcttaagatgaatgcactaactgtaagttgctctggataagagcatctgctaaattactaaaatgtaaaaatgtggCCATAACTGCCACGGCCTACGTCCTGTTCATTTGGCATCAAATGGGAAAAAGACTGACTGAAACAAGGAGGGCCTACCTGtccttgtccaataagaaatgctcattTTCATTTTCAGTTGTAGAACGTTTAAGAATGTATTTCATTGTGTaacctaatgaacatgaccctgagtTCTGTTTAAACAAACTGCAATGAGGGAGGAAAAAAACCATGCTCACTCAGAATCCATTGCTGTGATCTTAAAATCTCCGCAATCTctcattagcctggtcccagatctgttggtgctgtcttgccaactcctatggtcattgtgaTGACAAACATGTTGAGTTGTCTATACTGCACTAACAGTTCTGGAACCAGGAACCCATGGCTCTGACTGAGTTAATAGTCTTAAATGTTCTCATACATAGGATGTTATGTGCAGTAGCCTAAGGGACATGATAAGTAAGATCCATTCTCTGCATACTAACTGACTAAAGTAAATGTTCCTGTCTGAGGATTCAGTACATGAATGACAAAACAGGAAGTTCACAACAGACATGAAAaggtgttttcttttttttcttgtgTGTGGACAGTACGGAGAACAAAAAAcgttctcttttctttctttagTCTAGTGAAGTTGCGTGTTCTCGTgctatttctctatttctctctgctcCATTTTCAAACACTCTCGCGTTGAAAGCCGAGGGGGGAGAAAAGGGACAGATTTCTTTTactgtaaaaaaagaaaagaaaaaggaGAGCAAAAACATATTCACACAGATAAAAGGGGGGGGGGTTTCCTGAGACAGGAAAAGCTGAAATAGCACACTGCTCGAGCACGAAGAAAAGCTACTTCTATTTCTGACATTCTAAACCGCCAgggaagagagtgaaagagtaAGCTCTGATTCTTAACTGTGTATGAAAACATGATAAGCAGAGACATATTTTCAACAAGTTAGTGCCAACACTGACACCCACTCAAATACCTGTCTGTACCCTACTGAAGAACATACATACCAAGCCGTCTTGAATCTTAAATCAACCAAGATCTATATGTTTATCATTTTTTTGTTCCCAGTGTTTATTGCTCAAAGGGGTGAAGAAATGATAGGCATTCCAAAAATTCCATCTCCATTGTAAAGCCACTTTCAAAGCATAAGCTTTCATCAAACCACCCACTGACTTTTCATCTTGGTCTGCTTTTGTCAACCGTCTTGTTGTTTTCAACAGTGGCTTGAACACAAATGAGAATATAATGACCTGACATGATACAGTCTATCATCTTGTTTTATGTAAAGCACACTCAAAAACAGATCCTGAGCAGTTCCGACTATCGCCACAGGGTGGCTCATGTCCCCACTCCATGTGGGGCTGAGTTGACGAGATGGAATCGCAATGATAGGGATCTCACCAACAGATGTTTGCTAATGGGAGACTGTCAGGAACAGGGGCCTTGAAAGAGCTTGAAAAGGAATGAGCTCCTACAGCATGCTTAACATAGTCCTTACATTGAAGCTTATCTCTTGGATCTGTTGAGAACAGAGCTAAATATCTTGCTGTTGTCAGAGAAAGGGTTTGTTCACATTCTATTTCCTCTCAAATATTGCCCAATTCCCCCCTCACTGATCCAACTACGGTCACACGACAGAGGGCTTAAATTAGGGTCAGTAACTACTTAAATAACAATCGAGGTATGTTCACTAACCTGTCAGTGGGACTGCGTTGGCGGTGCCCATCTCAGGGGCATCCTCTCCCAGGGTGGAGGCTGGTGGTGAGTTCCCGTACCCTGGGGTGCTGGGCCTGCTAGGGGAGCCTGATTCGGGATCACTGGTGGATCCCCAGCGGTCCCCTCCTTGCCCTGCCCTGTTGTCCCCTCCGGACCCGGAACCCCTGCCCCCGTCTCGCCTCTGGTGGACCCGCTGGTGCACAATCATCTGGTGGCGGCTGCGGAACACCTTTCCGCACTCAAAGCACTCGGTGGACTTGGACTGGCTCTGCTGGGATGAGGAGGAACGTCGGCCCTGGCGGGAGGAGGGACGGTACTCTGAGTCGCTCAGGCTCTCGGGAGTGTGCTCCCCAGGGGAGGTGTGGTGGCTACTACCCCCTCCCCCGCTGGCGCTGCTGCGTCTCCCTGAACGTCGCTCCCTCTGCTGGCCCTCCAGGATGTAGTGGCTGCTCTCCTTCTCATACACCACAGTCCCTCCAGCCAGGACCTCATCCCCTTCTCCACCTGCCTTTATACTGTATGCCTCCACAGGCTCAAGAACCCTGCCCCGCGTAGCCAGCTGCCAGGCCTGGTAGCTACAAACTGGGTCCAGCTCGGGGATCCTCTGGCCTAAGCGtctcttctcttcctggggttttacTTCGACAGCTGGCTGGAGGCTGAGGTAGTCCAGGAGGCGCCTTTTGGCACCGAGAGAGTCCCCGTTATCGCTAGGTCTTCTCTGGCCCTGTGTCAGCTGCTTAGCCTGGCTGTGGATCTTCTCGTGGGCCTTCAGACTCTCTCGGTCATGGAACAGGTTTCCACACTTGGAGCAAACCTGGTAAAGGCTTGTGGAGGTCACATTGGTCTCTGGGTCTTGGGCCACGTCGTTGATGGTGGCCGCGGCCTCTTGGGAGTCTGCCCTGGGTTTCCCCCGGCCGGAGGCCTTGGAGCCATTGTGGGTCTTCATGTGGCTCTTGAGGAACCAGGCTTCCCTGAAGCGGCGGCCGCACACCCGACAACAATGCTCAAGGAGGCCTGCGTGTTTCTTCATGTGGGACTTAAGGAACCAGGCCTGTGTGAACACCTGGCCACACGTCTCACAGGGGAAGGCACCATCAGTGACCTGAGTCCCTGCTTCTCCCTCCGTTGCCACTGCCTCCTGACTCACTGGGTTAGTCTCGTCCTCCATGTCGGCTGTGATGTGGACCTTCTCGATGTGACTGAGGAGTTGGTCCTCGCGCTGGGTCTGGTACCCGCACAGACGGCAGCAATATGGCCGCTGCTCAGAGCTCGACTTCTCCCTTTTGACACTCCTCACCGCCGTCTTCCCTATGCCCTCTTCTGTGTTAGCGTCTCCGTTGACGACCCTGTTACAGGCCGAGCTGCTCTTCGTCGGACTGGTTCCACCGTCCAGGCCCTCAGACACACCCACTTCAACTGAcccgtcctcttcctcctctggcccctcctcctcctcgggGTGGTGGCTAGTGAGCGTGCGCAGCTTGTGGCTGCGGATGTGGACCTTGAGGTTGCCCTTCTGGGAGGCGCGGTGGTTGCAGTAGGGGCACTTGTAGGGACGTGCGCCTGTGTGGCGCCGCATGTGCTGCGACAGAGAGCTCTGGAAGGGGAAGCTGCGGCCACACACGTTGCAGTCGTAGGCTGAGGCCTTGtcttcttccccctcttctccatctcctccgTGGCTGGCTtggcctccctcctcccccacctccagCCCTCCTGCCTGAGTCTCCATggcctccactcctcctcctccgctctcTCTGGGGTTCATGGTGCTAAgcctcccactcccactccctgcCTGCGCTAGCTCGCTAACAGTGGATCTGCACTGCTATCTGCAGTAGCTCATCTAGCTCTAGCGTTCTCCGTCTATCAGCCAATCCCAATTCTATCTGTCCGTGCTCATCCACTGCCAACTGTAAGGGTGCATCCAGTGTTATTTAGCCCGTGTTCAACAGTCTTTTGCCATCTATCTTCAGTATGCCATCTATCTGTCTTCATCCATGCCCTGACAGTCAGTGAATCCAACACTGTCAATGTCTCTGTACCTGCTACACGGCCCTTTGTAAAATAGCTTACACAGCACTATCGGGAATCGTACATCTCTGGGTACCGTACACTGTGTCAGAAGGAATCAGTCATGGTATATGGCAACACATTAACAAGCTCTATCTCTGGCTGACACTGTtactccatgtctcctctcctgttcagTTCACTGGCTGGCCTTTCTTTGGCTTTATTTTTCAGCATATCAGCAGCTTCCAGGTTGCATCACTCTCTGTGAGCTCTCTGCACAGCCTGTGCAGGTCctcaccctgagagagagagagagagagagagagagagagagagagagagagagagagagagagagagagagagagagagagagagagagagagagagagagagagagagagagagagagagagagagagagagagagagagagagagagagagagagagagagagagagagagagagagaaagagacagcgttAGCATAGCCAAAGCATGCCACTTCACCCACAGTGATCCGTTACACATTTGCATATTCATAACTCCAGGTATGTGTCAGAGCATGCCGCACGTGCGTACGTTTCTATGTTAGTAGCGTGTGTTTGGGGTGATATCATATGTAGGTCTGTTGAAGTGTCAGACAGAGAGGGCCACACTGTGTGTGATTGTGCATGGCGCTGCCACTGACGCCACTCCAGCTGAGTTGACACTTTGCACACAATCGCACCGCAGTGCAACGTTCATTCACATCAGCAGGATCAGCGCCAGCAGCCTGAGCCTAGCCACCATATTCCCCACGCCCGCTTCAACTGACACTATCACATGGCAGGGATCTTAAGCACACAACAGGAAGTGGCTCTTTCTACTCTTccagagtaaagagagagagtgagagagagagagagagagagagagagagagagatatcattTATGAGTTGCTTTACACTCTCTCTCATGTCTCAATCTCACTGTTGCAAGTTCCACAATTCTGAATGTGGACTCAACAAAAGCCCAATTGAAGTGCAGGACACATACCAACAAAGGACAAAGGCACCAATTAATGTGAACTTTTTTACCTCGAAAAGCCCCTTACTGTATTCAGATTCATTTCAATTTGAAAAGATACCAGAAGAGACTAAAAGGAATAATACATATATAGAAAGGGAGAATGACAGAGGAGTGAGTTGGAGTTATGAGGAAGGATGATTGACAGTATGATTACAGGTTATTACATCATCCACAGCTCATCGGGCTGAGTGACTGACTATCATTATAAGTGTATAATCGAGGATGAGGTGGGAAATGACGGGctatcaaaacacacacacacacacacacacacacaaactgccatcACAGTGAGTAAATGGTGTTGCTTTAACACGGGGAGAGTACAACACCATATGTCAGTTTAACTGTGCCTGTGCAAGTTATCACAAAGCTGTTCTCATCTGCTGCACATGGACATCATACGGATTGAGCAATATGTCAACAGCAAGTCAGGCATGAATGCGATACGTATTGAGGAAAGCCCATTGTActtgtatcagagagagagagtatctcAGACGCAAGATTTCACTGGTCCACATGTTACAAACATAAGCCGCTTAAAGTTAAAACCGGTTGAAGACTTTGGTTTCACCTCTAttctacccccccacccccatccaaaaaaaaaacaaagcgCTAGTGGTGGTGTTCTCAAAGGTGCTGAAGACAGTATGTTTCATTGAGGGTTACTGAAAGATTCAAGGTCTGAATGCCAGGCACAGCCTAAAATGCTAAACACTCACTGTTAAATAAgtgagacagtacaggtgcatcaaagcactCTACCCTTCCCCTtaagagactgctgccctatgtacacaGCCATTGAACACTGGacacttaaataatgtttacatactgtttttaCTAACTTtataagtatatactgtattgtagttATGGCTTATTCTATATACCTAGTGCTGTACACAACTTTTCTATTCATATCCTGTCcacactgtctatacacaccatttatATActctgaatgtacaaaacattaggaacacctattACTGAGTTGCACCCTTTTGCTCTCAGAGCACCCTAAATCCgttgaggcatggactctacaaggtgttgaaagccttccacagggatgctggcccatgttgactccaatgcttcccacagttgtgtcaagttgtctggatgtcctttggatggtggaccattcttgatacacacgggagaCTGTTCCGAGTGTTGCACTTCTTGATACAAACCGGTGTGCCTAGCGCCGGcttccataccccgttcaaaggcacttcaatattttgccTCGCCTATTCACACTGAATGGCACAAACCAACAAAGCATGTCAGAATTGTCTCAGGGCTTTAAATGCTTCCCTTAACTTGTCTCcgcctcttcatctacactgattgaagtggatttaaaaaagGTGACATGAATAATGGATCATcgctttcacctgaattcaccttttcatggaaagagcaggtgtaccTAATGTTTTGTGCGCTCAGTGTTCTGATCTAGGAAAaactctagggagtttttcctagccaccgtgcttctacacctgcattgcttgctgtttggggttttaggctgggtttctgtacagcactttgagatatcagctgatgtacgaagggctatataaataaatttgatttgatttgatatttcttCATTTCTTGTTATCCTTTTTTTACTTTTTGGATTATGTGTGGACTGTTATTGTATTGCTAGATATTAGTGCAACGTAAgaatttcgctgcacctgcgacaACATCTACAAATCTGTGTTCGCAACCAAtagactttgatttgatttgattaaagtcAAGTCTAAGACAGAATGATTTTACTGGCAAAGCATTGAGCCTGAAAGAAAATATATTAGcaatcacacaaaaaaaactaagAGACTATAAACTTGactaaatcacactaaaacaagCCTTAAGCAAATTACATAAGGGCATTTCCATTGGTTTATGAAGTATTAAGTGATTCAAACTCATAATTCCTTTACCAAATTGGTAACGAAATTACCCAAAAATCAGTAACGGAATTACTGCAACTGAATTGGCTACAACGGGAAATCAGAGTAGTCACAAACtagctctctgtcctcccttccactggcacacTGTTATGTTCAGTTGAtaacaacccctccctctctctcagcctctctctccagttaatgtcacctctcccagcacttactgacacctacccataAGGCACCTCTCTTTCCATTTAATGTAACCAGCATTTTCACCCACTAAGCACTGGACGTGCATGGACATTGAAAAGTAGTTGAAATGTGGTCAGTCCCCACTGGAGTTGATGTTAACGTCCACAGACAGACGGGACTGGACCAAATCCGAACCTATTATAGACGTATGATTGACAAGTTtggatagtacagtagagtattcTTTTTTTATACGAGAACTacactctactgtattgtacggaactctactgtgctctactgcacTTTACTGAACTCAACCCTGCattactctaccctactctaatctattctactctactgcccTGCTGTGCTGTTTTGAACTGCACTgcactctactgtgctctgctgtgctgttTTGAACTGCACTgcactctactgtgctctgctgtgctgcgctgtgatgtccaaacttgtgaaacatgagGAGAATGAGATTCAGATACATAACTATACATTTCTGTGCAGTACAGGTCATGTAATTCCGTTACCGTAATTCCGTTACCGGGTGTATATCCACTTCagttactgtagttcaataactgagagttttttttttttttcaaattcaaggtaccatgtcatagctgacaccccactctctctgctgacaccccactctctctgcagacatctttgaatttTAATTCGGGGCAGATATTTAACAGAGCTTTTGGAAAACATGGTCACATAAAAACCCGAGGGAGATTTTACCCCAACTCTGTTACCcaagtttgcatctgcacagttcttccaataAATTCGTTTTAGTTGAATTGTCTGTAGCAATTGTTAAAAGTattccttgtgcatagagttgtactttgaaatcaatggtttttgtttggcatccGTTTTAATGTCAAAGCGTCAATACCTTGGAATCGCCCAGAAGGAATTCACATTGCTGGAAAGGACTGACAAGTAAACCCCTAGATCTGAACAGATCTTCattctccccctttttcttccttaatatccctcctgtctgtctctttccccaTTTAGTCTGAGAGTGGTTActatttctccagccccattcctcagctgtttaccaaatatGTGTTGCGGCGGTGTT of the Oncorhynchus clarkii lewisi isolate Uvic-CL-2024 chromosome 3, UVic_Ocla_1.0, whole genome shotgun sequence genome contains:
- the LOC139394473 gene encoding zinc finger protein 516-like isoform X3; translated protein: MNPRESGGGGVEAMETQAGGLEVGEEGGQASHGGDGEEGEEDKASAYDCNVCGRSFPFQSSLSQHMRRHTGARPYKCPYCNHRASQKGNLKVHIRSHKLRTLTSHHPEEEEGPEEEEDGSVEVGVSEGLDGGTSPTKSSSACNRVVNGDANTEEGIGKTAVRSVKREKSSSEQRPYCCRLCGYQTQREDQLLSHIEKVHITADMEDETNPVSQEAVATEGEAGTQVTDGAFPCETCGQVFTQAWFLKSHMKKHAGLLEHCCRVCGRRFREAWFLKSHMKTHNGSKASGRGKPRADSQEAAATINDVAQDPETNVTSTSLYQVCSKCGNLFHDRESLKAHEKIHSQAKQLTQGQRRPSDNGDSLGAKRRLLDYLSLQPAVEVKPQEEKRRLGQRIPELDPVCSYQAWQLATRGRVLEPVEAYSIKAGGEGDEVLAGGTVVYEKESSHYILEGQQRERRSGRRSSASGGGGSSHHTSPGEHTPESLSDSEYRPSSRQGRRSSSSQQSQSKSTECFECGKVFRSRHQMIVHQRVHQRRDGGRGSGSGGDNRAGQGGDRWGSTSDPESGSPSRPSTPGYGNSPPASTLGEDAPEMGTANAVPLTDEKPYVCSLCDFVSTESSAFLSHLRLQHTSDGRPIPDPSSSSERGTPSSFPKLKRALLHGLAQSSAPHPYLSARPSRDKCTAESSSPTDSHRVAPLDLCVRAEGHRGPASSALQQKGLPRHKCSYCSHSTHYLEVLWMHQTVAHRINSSALAPKWALLKNSFKGPREGSSSRRRTGPPPALDGRECPPLPPVVRTPRTRPPSLNGGQKKDSRDRAASQPSTSSSSSSASGPQSVRPPRAGNSRQRGEAVPDQGQRSRSNSRPRVEIYPRGGCSTGSLEKSTASGAPQRPSAPSPSVGGTTRLVERYMLPREGLGFMLSSKHGLAEYSRARSSPQPQPKPKPRSSQSHTQSHPQSQGRPRAERPAHNTTTAGQGYGASHSQTHGSAVQVSSTSSFSSSSAQRVEVKQEEARGVETPELPMDILSFLKSCNSNDLATLYHRWGASNPLLDPTGMLRPLVRQGEYGCQECGKSFSQPSHLRTHMRSHTVVFDYNGLRGADAQTNSSEAPKQVLLIG
- the LOC139394473 gene encoding zinc finger protein 516-like isoform X2, which gives rise to MNPRESGGGGVEAMETQAGGLEVGEEGGQASHGGDGEEGEEDKASAYDCNVCGRSFPFQSSLSQHMRRHTGARPYKCPYCNHRASQKGNLKVHIRSHKLRTLTSHHPEEEEGPEEEEDGSVEVGVSEGLDGGTSPTKSSSACNRVVNGDANTEEGIGKTAVRSVKREKSSSEQRPYCCRLCGYQTQREDQLLSHIEKVHITADMEDETNPVSQEAVATEGEAGTQVTDGAFPCETCGQVFTQAWFLKSHMKKHAGLLEHCCRVCGRRFREAWFLKSHMKTHNGSKASGRGKPRADSQEAAATINDVAQDPETNVTSTSLYQVCSKCGNLFHDRESLKAHEKIHSQAKQLTQGQRRPSDNGDSLGAKRRLLDYLSLQPAVEVKPQEEKRRLGQRIPELDPVCSYQAWQLATRGRVLEPVEAYSIKAGGEGDEVLAGGTVVYEKESSHYILEGQQRERRSGRRSSASGGGGSSHHTSPGEHTPESLSDSEYRPSSRQGRRSSSSQQSQSKSTECFECGKVFRSRHQMIVHQRVHQRRDGGRGSGSGGDNRAGQGGDRWGSTSDPESGSPSRPSTPGYGNSPPASTLGEDAPEMGTANAVPLTDEKPYVCSLCDFVSTESSAFLSHLRLQHTSDGRPIPDPSSSSERGTPSSFPKLKRALLHGLAQSSAPHPYLSARPSRDKCTAESSSPTDSHRVAPLDLCVRAEGHRGPASSALQQKGLPRHKCSYCSHSTHYLEVLWMHQTVAHRINSSALAPKWALLKNSFKGPREGSSSRRRTGPPPALDGRECPPLPPVVRTPRTRPPSLNGGQKKDSRDRAASQPSTSSSSSSASGPQSVRPPRAGNSRQRGEAVPDQGQRSRSNSRPRVEIYPRGGCSTGSLEKSTASGAPQRPSAPSPSVGGTTRLVERYMLPREGLGFMLSSKHGLAEYSRARSSPQPQPKPKPRSSQSHTQSHPQSQGRPRAERPAHNTTTAGQGYGASHSQTHGSAVQVSSTSSFSSSSAQRVEVKQEEARGVETPELPMDILSFLKSCNSNDLATLYHRWGASNPLLDPTGMLRPLVRQGEYGCQECGKSFSQPSHLRTHMRSHTVVFDYNGLRGADAQTNSSEAPKQGRDRSDAASAHTEPLRKGT
- the LOC139394473 gene encoding zinc finger protein 516-like isoform X1; the encoded protein is MNPRESGGGGVEAMETQAGGLEVGEEGGQASHGGDGEEGEEDKASAYDCNVCGRSFPFQSSLSQHMRRHTGARPYKCPYCNHRASQKGNLKVHIRSHKLRTLTSHHPEEEEGPEEEEDGSVEVGVSEGLDGGTSPTKSSSACNRVVNGDANTEEGIGKTAVRSVKREKSSSEQRPYCCRLCGYQTQREDQLLSHIEKVHITADMEDETNPVSQEAVATEGEAGTQVTDGAFPCETCGQVFTQAWFLKSHMKKHAGLLEHCCRVCGRRFREAWFLKSHMKTHNGSKASGRGKPRADSQEAAATINDVAQDPETNVTSTSLYQVCSKCGNLFHDRESLKAHEKIHSQAKQLTQGQRRPSDNGDSLGAKRRLLDYLSLQPAVEVKPQEEKRRLGQRIPELDPVCSYQAWQLATRGRVLEPVEAYSIKAGGEGDEVLAGGTVVYEKESSHYILEGQQRERRSGRRSSASGGGGSSHHTSPGEHTPESLSDSEYRPSSRQGRRSSSSQQSQSKSTECFECGKVFRSRHQMIVHQRVHQRRDGGRGSGSGGDNRAGQGGDRWGSTSDPESGSPSRPSTPGYGNSPPASTLGEDAPEMGTANAVPLTDEKPYVCSLCDFVSTESSAFLSHLRLQHTSDGRPIPDPSSSSERGTPSSFPKLKRALLHGLAQSSAPHPYLSARPSRDKCTAESSSPTDSHRVAPLDLCVRAEGHRGPASSALQQKGLPRHKCSYCSHSTHYLEVLWMHQTVAHRINSSALAPKWALLKNSFKGPREGSSSRRRTGPPPALDGRECPPLPPVVRTPRTRPPSLNGGQKKDSRDRAASQPSTSSSSSSASGPQSVRPPRAGNSRQRGEAVPDQGQRSRSNSRPRVEIYPRGGCSTGSLEKSTASGAPQRPSAPSPSVGGTTRLVERYMLPREGLGFMLSSKHGLAEYSRARSSPQPQPKPKPRSSQSHTQSHPQSQGRPRAERPAHNTTTAGQGYGASHSQTHGSAVQVSSTSSFSSSSAQRVEVKQEEARGVETPELPMDILSFLKSCNSNDLATLYHRWGASNPLLDPTGMLRPLVRQGEYGCQECGKSFSQPSHLRTHMRSHTGERPFRCRLCPYRASQKGNLKTHVQSVHHVHFDNAQYPDYRPPGLDHDQEEEPGDWFSPNTTDPPRPNNRPTNVTSPGPKIELETPSIFPAPPHRQQRELRAVSETPPDRVTSA